Proteins encoded within one genomic window of Rhododendron vialii isolate Sample 1 chromosome 1a, ASM3025357v1:
- the LOC131321213 gene encoding TOM1-like protein 2 isoform X1, with protein sequence MDKLKLASSSLGERLKTGSAQMTRLVSTKMRSILQPPTPESRMVDDATSDHLEEPDWGMNLRICAMINAEEFSGAEVVRAVKRKLSGKSDKGRRLGLDLLEACTSNCEKVFSEVASEKVLDEMVRVIEDPRCDGETRVKALELVRAWGESEDLKYLPVFHQTYMNLKTREIPQSAGDGNRAPMQYSLESYIDEQPMSPPERYPVPDSGLHGADNATFPYGYGIQSIEEKKEILEITRNSLEILSSILNSGSEPKPIKDDLTVSMFEKCKQSLPIVQRVAETTTDDEVMLFEALHLNEELQQIIFKYEEMEAALSSASAPPENPHSAESDLPILETPHSAESDLPILATPHSAELDLPVLETRRETEMADSPSEEKQSSSGTQKLDFQKKEHGT encoded by the exons ATGGACAAATTGAAGCTGGCCTCGTCCTCGCTGGGCGAGCGGCTCAAAACCGGGTCCGCCCAGATGACCCGGCTTGTCAGCACCAAGATGAGATCTATCCTCCAGCCCCCCACGCCGGAGTCCAGGATGGTCGACGACGCGACGTCGGACCACCTGGAGGAGCCCGACTGGGGGATGAACCTCCGCATATGCGCCATGATCAACGCCGAGGAGTTCAGCGGGGCCGAGGTCGTGAGGGCGGTGAAGCGGAAGCTATCGGGGAAGAGTGACAAGGGGCGGAGGCTGGGGCTGGATCTGCTGGAGGCGTGCACGTCCAACTGCGAGAAGGTGTTCTCGGAGGTGGCGTCGGAGAAGGTGTTGGACGAGATGGTGAGGGTGATTGAGGATCCGAGGTGCGATGGGGAGACTAGGGTGAAGGCGCTGGAGTTGGTTAGGGCATGGGGGGAGTCCGAGGATCTCAAGTATTTGCCCGTGTTTCATCAGACTTATATG AACTTGAAGACTAGAGAGATACCGCAGTCAGCAGGGGATGGGAATCGGGCCCCCATGCAGTATTCCTTAGAATCATATATTGATGAACAGCCCATGTCACCTCCTGAAAGATACCCTGTTCCTGATTCGGGTTTGCACGGTGCAGATAATGCTACTTTTCCATATGGTTATGGCATCCAGTCCATTGAGGAGAAGAAAGAGATCCTAGAAATCACTCGTAACAGCCTTGAAATTCTTTCTAGCATTTTAAATTCCGGATCAGAACCAAAACCCATCAAG GATGATCTAACAGTTAGCATGTTCGAGAAGTGCAAGCAGTCGCTACCTATTGTCCAAAGGGTTGCAGAGACCACCACTGATGATGAAGTTATGCTCTTTGAGGCTCTGCATCTTAATGAAGAGCTGCAACAAATCATTTTCAAGTATGAGGAAATGGAAGCTGCTCTATCATCTGCAAGTGCGCCACCAGAAAATCCTCATAGTGCAGAATCAGACTTGCCCATCCTCGAGACTCCTCATAGTGCAGAATCAGACTTGCCCATCCTCGCGACTCCTCATAGTGCAGAATTAGACTTGCCCGTCCTCGAGACTCGAAGAGAAACAGAAATGGCAGATTCCCCAAGTGAGGAGAAACAATCGAGCAGTGGAACCCAAAAGCTTGATttccaaaagaaagaacatgGCACCTAG
- the LOC131321213 gene encoding TOM1-like protein 2 isoform X3, with protein MDKLKLASSSLGERLKTGSAQMTRLVSTKMRSILQPPTPESRMVDDATSDHLEEPDWGMNLRICAMINAEEFSGAEVVRAVKRKLSGKSDKGRRLGLDLLEACTSNCEKVFSEVASEKVLDEMVRVIEDPRCDGETRVKALELVRAWGESEDLKYLPVFHQTYMNLKTREIPQSAGDGNRAPMQYSLESYIDEQPMSPPERYPVPDSGLHGADNATFPYGYGIQSIEEKKEILEITRNSLEILSSILNSGSEPKPIKDDLTVSMFEKCKQSLPIVQRVAETTTDDEVMLFEALHLNEELQQIIFKYEEMEAALSSASAPPENPHSAESDLPILETPHSAESDLPVLETRRETEMADSPSEEKQSSSGTQKLDFQKKEHGT; from the exons ATGGACAAATTGAAGCTGGCCTCGTCCTCGCTGGGCGAGCGGCTCAAAACCGGGTCCGCCCAGATGACCCGGCTTGTCAGCACCAAGATGAGATCTATCCTCCAGCCCCCCACGCCGGAGTCCAGGATGGTCGACGACGCGACGTCGGACCACCTGGAGGAGCCCGACTGGGGGATGAACCTCCGCATATGCGCCATGATCAACGCCGAGGAGTTCAGCGGGGCCGAGGTCGTGAGGGCGGTGAAGCGGAAGCTATCGGGGAAGAGTGACAAGGGGCGGAGGCTGGGGCTGGATCTGCTGGAGGCGTGCACGTCCAACTGCGAGAAGGTGTTCTCGGAGGTGGCGTCGGAGAAGGTGTTGGACGAGATGGTGAGGGTGATTGAGGATCCGAGGTGCGATGGGGAGACTAGGGTGAAGGCGCTGGAGTTGGTTAGGGCATGGGGGGAGTCCGAGGATCTCAAGTATTTGCCCGTGTTTCATCAGACTTATATG AACTTGAAGACTAGAGAGATACCGCAGTCAGCAGGGGATGGGAATCGGGCCCCCATGCAGTATTCCTTAGAATCATATATTGATGAACAGCCCATGTCACCTCCTGAAAGATACCCTGTTCCTGATTCGGGTTTGCACGGTGCAGATAATGCTACTTTTCCATATGGTTATGGCATCCAGTCCATTGAGGAGAAGAAAGAGATCCTAGAAATCACTCGTAACAGCCTTGAAATTCTTTCTAGCATTTTAAATTCCGGATCAGAACCAAAACCCATCAAG GATGATCTAACAGTTAGCATGTTCGAGAAGTGCAAGCAGTCGCTACCTATTGTCCAAAGGGTTGCAGAGACCACCACTGATGATGAAGTTATGCTCTTTGAGGCTCTGCATCTTAATGAAGAGCTGCAACAAATCATTTTCAAGTATGAGGAAATGGAAGCTGCTCTATCATCTGCAAGTGCGCCACCAGAAAATCCTCATAGTGCAGAATCAGACTTGCCCATCCTCGAGACTCCTCATAGTGCAGAATC AGACTTGCCCGTCCTCGAGACTCGAAGAGAAACAGAAATGGCAGATTCCCCAAGTGAGGAGAAACAATCGAGCAGTGGAACCCAAAAGCTTGATttccaaaagaaagaacatgGCACCTAG
- the LOC131321213 gene encoding TOM1-like protein 2 isoform X2 — translation MDKLKLASSSLGERLKTGSAQMTRLVSTKMRSILQPPTPESRMVDDATSDHLEEPDWGMNLRICAMINAEEFSGAEVVRAVKRKLSGKSDKGRRLGLDLLEACTSNCEKVFSEVASEKVLDEMVRVIEDPRCDGETRVKALELVRAWGESEDLKYLPVFHQTYMNLKTREIPQSAGDGNRAPMQYSLESYIDEQPMSPPERYPVPDSGLHGADNATFPYGYGIQSIEEKKEILEITRNSLEILSSILNSGSEPKPIKDDLTVSMFEKCKQSLPIVQRVAETTTDDEVMLFEALHLNEELQQIIFKYEEMEAALSSASAPPENPHSAESDLPILETPHSAESDLPILATPHKTEMADSPSEEKQSSSGTQKLDFQKKEHGT, via the exons ATGGACAAATTGAAGCTGGCCTCGTCCTCGCTGGGCGAGCGGCTCAAAACCGGGTCCGCCCAGATGACCCGGCTTGTCAGCACCAAGATGAGATCTATCCTCCAGCCCCCCACGCCGGAGTCCAGGATGGTCGACGACGCGACGTCGGACCACCTGGAGGAGCCCGACTGGGGGATGAACCTCCGCATATGCGCCATGATCAACGCCGAGGAGTTCAGCGGGGCCGAGGTCGTGAGGGCGGTGAAGCGGAAGCTATCGGGGAAGAGTGACAAGGGGCGGAGGCTGGGGCTGGATCTGCTGGAGGCGTGCACGTCCAACTGCGAGAAGGTGTTCTCGGAGGTGGCGTCGGAGAAGGTGTTGGACGAGATGGTGAGGGTGATTGAGGATCCGAGGTGCGATGGGGAGACTAGGGTGAAGGCGCTGGAGTTGGTTAGGGCATGGGGGGAGTCCGAGGATCTCAAGTATTTGCCCGTGTTTCATCAGACTTATATG AACTTGAAGACTAGAGAGATACCGCAGTCAGCAGGGGATGGGAATCGGGCCCCCATGCAGTATTCCTTAGAATCATATATTGATGAACAGCCCATGTCACCTCCTGAAAGATACCCTGTTCCTGATTCGGGTTTGCACGGTGCAGATAATGCTACTTTTCCATATGGTTATGGCATCCAGTCCATTGAGGAGAAGAAAGAGATCCTAGAAATCACTCGTAACAGCCTTGAAATTCTTTCTAGCATTTTAAATTCCGGATCAGAACCAAAACCCATCAAG GATGATCTAACAGTTAGCATGTTCGAGAAGTGCAAGCAGTCGCTACCTATTGTCCAAAGGGTTGCAGAGACCACCACTGATGATGAAGTTATGCTCTTTGAGGCTCTGCATCTTAATGAAGAGCTGCAACAAATCATTTTCAAGTATGAGGAAATGGAAGCTGCTCTATCATCTGCAAGTGCGCCACCAGAAAATCCTCATAGTGCAGAATCAGACTTGCCCATCCTCGAGACTCCTCATAGTGCAGAATCAGACTTGCCCATCCTCGCGACTCCTCATA AAACAGAAATGGCAGATTCCCCAAGTGAGGAGAAACAATCGAGCAGTGGAACCCAAAAGCTTGATttccaaaagaaagaacatgGCACCTAG
- the LOC131321232 gene encoding 11S globulin seed storage protein Ana o 2.0101-like, translated as MAKLSMLSVFLCFLVLFHCSVAYGQQGSRWGRRSPFGEQGQRGQRRQGDCQLNNLNAQEPQHRLHAEAGVTEFWDFDDDQFRCAGVAACRNIIQPRGLFLPAYTNAPTLIYILQGRGIQGVMMSGCPETYQSSQQQSEGGGRREGGGQRFRDQHQKIRRFREGDVIALPAGVAHWCYNDGDSELVAVIMEDTGNHQNQLDNNPRKFFLAGNPQQQGQQQQQQRETFRRRGERQERNFGNVFSGFDTEVLAEAFGVDRETARKLQGQDDNRGHIIRVEGDLQVLRPSRSREEQEEEERGREYGRRANGLEETICSARLVENINDPSRADFFNPRAGRLTTLNNFNLPILNFLRLSAEKGVLYRDAFMPPHYKLNAHCVLYATRGEAQMQIVDNRGQSVFNDRIREGQMVVVPQNFVVSKQAGNEGFEWVAMKTHENAMFSTLAGRTSALRAMPVDVVANAYQISRDEAMRLKMNREETILMEPRQAGRIRSVA; from the exons ATGGCTAAGCTTTCCATGCTCTCAGTTTTCCTCTGTTTTCTCGTTCTGTTCCATTGCTCTGTTGCCTACGGGCAGCAAGGAAGCCGCTGGGGTCGAAGAAGCCCGTTTGGGGAGCAAGGGCAGCGCGGGCAGAGGCGGCAAGGCGATTGCCAGCTCAACAACCTGAATGCCCAGGAACCACAGCACCGGCTCCACGCCGAAGCTGGGGTGACCGAGTTCTGGGACTTCGACGATGATCAGTTCCGGTGCGCCGGTGTCGCCGCCTGCAGGAATATCATCCAGCCCAGAGGCCTTTTCTTGCCCGCCTACACCAATGCCCCTACCCTCATCTACATTCTCCAAG GCAGGGGAATTCAAGGGGTGATGATGTCTGGCTGTCCCGAGACCTACCAATCATCGCAGCAACAATCTGAAGGAGGCGGACGACGGGAAGGAGGAGGCCAGAGATTCCGCGACCAGCATCAGAAGATCCGCCGCTTCCGAGAGGGCGACGTTATCGCATTGCCTGCCGGAGTGGCACACTGGTGCTATAACGACGGCGACAGCGAGCTTGTCGCTGTCATAATGGAAGACACCGGCAACCACCAAAACCAGCTCGACAACAACCCCAGG AAATTCTTCCTTGCCGGAAACCCACAACAACAAggacagcagcagcagcagcaaagaGAAACGTTCCGCCGCCGGGGGGAACGTCAGGAACGGAACTTCGGAAACGTTTTCAGCGGCTTCGATACCGAGGTCTTGGCAGAGGCTTTCGGAGTGGACAGGGAGACCGCGAGGAAGCTTCAGGGGCAAGATGACAACAGGGGCCACATCATCAGGGTGGAAGGAGATCTTCAGGTGTTGAGGCCATCAAGGAGCAGGGAGGaacaagaggaggaggagagagggcGCGAATACGGCCGCCGCGCCAATGGCTTGGAAGAGACCATTTGCAGTGCTAGACTGGTCGAGAACATCAACGATCCATCGCGCGCCGATTTCTTCAACCCAAGAGCCGGGCGTCTCACTACCTTGAACAACTTCAATCTCCCTATTCTTAACTTCCTCCGACTCAGTGCTGAGAAAGGAGTTCTCTATAGG GATGCTTTCATGCCACCACACTACAAGCTAAACGCCCACTGCGTGCTCTACGCAACGAGGGGAGAGGCCCAGATGCAGATCGTAGACAACAGGGGACAATCAGTGTTCAACGACAGGATCCGGGAGGGACAGATGGTGGTGGTGCCGCAGAACTTCGTGGTGTCAAAACAGGCCGGAAACGAGGGGTTCGAGTGGGTGGCCATGAAGACCCACGAGAACGCCATGTTCAGCACTCTCGCCGGTCGCACTTCAGCCCTGCGTGCCATGCCGGTGGATGTTGTGGCCAACGCGTaccagatttctcgggacgagGCGATGAGGCTGAAGATGAACAGGGAGGAGACTATCTTGATGGAACCAAGGCAGGCTGGGAGGATCCGTAGTGTTGCCTAA
- the LOC131321236 gene encoding 11S globulin seed storage protein Ana o 2.0101-like, with product MAKASLLCVSLCCIVLFSCSVAFGQQEALAYGQQGGRWGEQGQRGQRRQGDCQLNNLNAQEPQHRVQAEAGVTEFWDWNDDQFQCAGVAACRSIIQPRGLFLPAYTNAPSLVYILRGRGIQGVMMSGCPETYQSSEQSEGGGRREGGGQRFRDQHQKIRRFREGDVIALPAGVAHWCYNDGDSELVVVIMEDLGNHQNQLDNNPRKFFLAGNPQQQGQQQQQRESYRHRQGQEQNFGNVFSGFDTEVLAEAFGVDRETARKLQGQDDNRGHIIKVKGDLQVLRPSMSLEEQEERERGREYGRRANGLEETICSARLVENINDPSRADIFNPRAGRLTTVNSFNLPILNFIRLSAEKGVLYRNALMPPHFKMNAHCVLYATRGEAQMQIVDQRGQAVFNDRIREGQLVVVPQNFVVSKQAGDEGFEWVAMKTHENAKYTALAGRTSALRAMPVDVLANAYQISRDEAMRLKMSREETMLMEPRRSMRRDVA from the exons ATGGCTAAGGCTTCCCTGCTCTGTGTTTCCCTTTGTtgtattgttctgttttcttGCTCTGTTGCTTTCGGGCAGCAAGAAGCCCTTGCTTACGGGCAGCAAGGAGGCCGCTGGGGGGAGCAAGGGCAGCGCGGACAGAGGCGGCAAGGTGATTGCCAGCTCAACAACCTGAATGCCCAAGAACCACAGCACCGTGTCCAAGCCGAAGCTGGGGTGACCGAGTTCTGGGACTGGAATGATGATCAGTTCCAGTGCGCCGGTGTCGCTGCTTGCCGGAGTATCATACAGCCCAGAGGCCTTTTCTTGCCTGCTTACACCAACGCCCCAAGCCTCGTCTACATTCTCCGAG GTAGGGGAATTCAAGGGGTGATGATGTCTGGTTGTCCCGAGACCTACCAATCATCCGAACAATCTGAAGGAGGAGGACGACGAGAAGGAGGAGGCCAGAGGTTCCGCGACCAGCATCAAAAGATCCGCCGCTTCCGAGAAGGTGATGTTATTGCATTGCCTGCCGGAGTGGCACACTGGTGCTATAATGACGGTGATAGTGAACTTGTCGTTGTTATCATGGAAGACCTTGGCAACCACCAAAACCAGCTTGACAACAACCCCAGG AAATTCTTCCTTGCTGGAAACCCACAACAACAAGGACAACAACAGCAACAAAGAGAATCATACCGCCATCGCCAAGGACAGGAACAGAACTTCGGAAATGTTTTCAGCGGTTTTGACACTGAGGTCTTGGCAGAAGCGTTTGGCGTGGACAGGGAGACCGCGAGGAAGCTTCAGGGGCAAGACGACAACAGAGGCCATATCATCAAAGTGAAGGGTGATCTTCAAGTACTGAGGCCATCAATGAGTCTCGAGGAGCAGGAAGAAcgagaaagagggagggagtACGGCCGCCGTGCCAATGGCTTGGAAGAGACCATTTGCAGCGCAAGACTTGTCGAGAATATCAATGATCCATCACGCGCTGATATCTTCAACCCAAGAGCCGGGCGCCTCACCACCGTCAACAGCTTCAATCTCCCCATCCTCAACTTCATCCGTCTCAGTGCAGAGAAGGGAGTTCTCTACAGG AATGCTCTGATGCCACCACACTTTAAGATGAATGCCCACTGCGTACTCTATGCGACAAGGGGAGAAGCCCAGATGCAGATCGTAGACCAGAGGGGACAAGCAGTGTTCAACGACAGGATCCGCGAGGGACAGCTAGTGGTGGTGCCACAGAACTTCGTCGTGTCGAAACAAGCTGGAGACGAAGGGTTCGAGTGGGTGGCAATGAAGACCCACGAGAATGCCAAGTACACCGCTCTCGCCGGTCGCACCTCCGCCTTGCGTGCCATGCCCGTGGATGTTCTGGCCAACGCGTATCAGATATCCAGGGACGAGGCCATGAGGTTGAAGATGAGCCGGGAGGAGACGATGTTGATGGAGCCACGTAGGTCTATGAGGAGGGATGTCGCTTAA